TCAACAAGAAAGTTCTACTATTTAAATAAATAATTAGTAAGATAGATGTATCATATTTTCTAAACACTAATACAAACTATCAATTTTTCTAATATTCGAACGTTTGGATATCTCGGATTGGTTTATCTGTGATAAATTGTAAATATCATACTGATTTGGTAAGTATGAAAATTAGAGTCGGAGGGGAAAAGAGATTTGAATAATTTTAAGTTTACGAAGTTCTTAAGTAGTATTCTAGCTATCTTAATGGTGCTTTCTCTATTGGCTCCATTCTCGAGTGCGTATGCAGAAGAACTGAAACCATTCAAGCAAAATGGTCATAATGAAAGTATGATTCAACTAAAGGCGGCTATTGCTGAACAGCTAAGCTTGTCTAAAGATGGTCCAACTCTTCACGAAAGTTTGCAGAATATATCAGGTAATCAAGATGTTGCAGTTATCGTTCATTTATCAGAAAAACCAGTTGCACTAGAGCAAGGGATGAGTGAAGTTAAAGGCAAAAAATTCTCTAATGCTCGAGCAAATGAAGTTCGTGCAAATGTAAAAGCACAACAAGCAAAAGTAAAAAGAGAGTTAGCTGCAAAACAAGTACAGATGACGCACGGATACACATTTGATACTGTTTTAAACGGTTTTGCGGCAACTATCAAAGCAAATGACCTTCCGAAATTACTAACAATTGATGGAATTACACTAATCGAACCAGATGCCACTGTGTATGCATCAGAAGAAAATACAACAAAATCATCAGAACTTATAAAAGAAGAACAATTAGAAGCATTCATGAATACAAGTAATTCTTTTCTTGGAATTGAAAACCTTTGGAATGAAGGTATTGAAGGACAAGGAATAAAAGTAGCCGTATTAGATACGGGTATTGATGCAGATCATCCTGAGTTTGCTGGAATTTATAAAGGTGGAAAAAACTTTATTCCAAATTCATCGACATACACGAAGCATCGTGCAGATGACGATGCATCGGAAACATTACCTTCAGAGCGTCCAGCCGGTACACCTGAATTTAATGCAAACGGAAGCTCGTTCTATACTTCTCACGGTACACATGTTGCTGGAACAATTGCAGCAATTGGAGCTAACGAATTCGGTATTAAAGGAATTGCTCCAAAAGTAGACCTGTATGCTTACCGCGTTCTTGGGGCATATGGAAGTGGGGCTACATCTGGTATTGTAAAAGCAATTGAAACGGCAGTCATCGAAGAAATGGATGTTATCAACCTTTCACTTGGTGGTGGAGCTAACTCTGAAACAGATGCAGGCTCATTTGCGATTAATAATGCTATGATGGCTGGAACAATTGGAGTACTTGCAACAGGTAACTCTGGCCCGAATCGTGGAACAATGGGAACACCTGCTACTGCTCGTTTAGGGATTGCAGTTGGTAACACAACAAATCCAGAAGTAATGTACAACGGTGAAGTGAATGTTACAGTTGGCGACTACAACTTATCAAAGCAACTTCCATTAATGGGAACGACTTTTGGTAAAGATTTAGCAACACAGCTCCAAGGAGAATTGGATCTTGTTGCGATTCCTGGAAACGGTGAAGTAAAAGACTTCGAAGGAATTGATGTAGAAGGTAAAGTCGCATTGATTTCTCGTGGTAGTATCGCATTTGTAGATAAAATTGCGAATGCAAAGGCTAATGGAGCCGTTGCCACAATTATTCATAACTTTGCTGGTGGAACAAATGCACCGGATATTTCAGGTACATTCCTTGGTGACTCATTTGAGTTCATCCCAACATTTGATATGTCCGTAACAGATGGTAATGCTATCCGCGCTGCTTTGGCAGGCGGAACTGGAAAAGTAAGCTTTGGTAAGTTTGCTTCTACATCGACAATTGGAGATGAAGTAAACGCTTCTAGTTCACGTGGACCATCTACACCAAACTTTGATATTAAACCAGACGTAACAGCGCCTGGAACAAATATTATGTCAACGATTCCAATGTATAAAACAGATTTCCCTGATGCAGTTTACGATAGAGCATATGATCGCAAAACAGGAACTTCTATGGCAACACCACATATTGCAGGTATTGCTGCATTAGTAAAACAAGCAAATCCTGATTGGAACGCGTTTGATGTAAAAGTAGCGCTATCTAATACAGCAAAGGTTTTAGATACAGCCAAGTATGATGTGTTCTCTCAAGGTGCAGGGCGCGTAAATGCTTATGCAGCAGCTCATCCAGAAATTCTTGCATATGCACTTGATACTGCAGTTTTAGATGGAACTGGAGCTGTTGTTGAAAACAAGAAAGGTACTGTTACTTTCGGTAAACAACCACTGAAAGACGGTGCTATTTCTGTAACGAAGCAAGTTTTAGTAAAAGATATGAAAGGAAACGGCGGCAATTACAATGTATCGGTAGATGTGACAAAAACATTTGGTGATGCAGCCGTTACAGTAGATCAGCCAACATTTAATCTAGCTGGTGAGCAACTTTTGAACATTACATTAACTGCTTCACAAGCTTCAGCACCAAACGGCTCTGAAATACTAGGATATATCCACATTGACGGTGGAGCCACAGAAGCTTCATTACCATTCGCAGCTGACTTCGGCGGCGTGGCAGCAACTGAACTAAAAGACTTTAAGATTACGGAAACAGACCTATCGTTTAACGGAGATGGCGTGAAAGACTCAGCGTTACTTTCATTCACATTAACTGGAGATGTAGCAACGAACTATATTGAGCTTTGGGATATTATGAATCCTGAAGGTGGAGAATATGGAGACGGCTACATTGGTTATCTACATGCAGGTACTGCACTTGGAAAAGGATCATATACGCTGAACGTTGGCGGGCAGTACAAACCGTGGGGCTCAGACCCTGCAACAACGATTCCGGATGGTCTATATACAATTGACTTTACAGGTGTTGCAGCTACAGGAGTAGTCGCGGATTATGTCGGACCAATTGTTGTAAAAACGACAAAGCCAGAAATTACAGGTTCAGTAGCTGAAGGTGTTGCAACAGGTCAGGTAACAGATAAGTATATCGATTACAATGAAGAATTATATTTATACGGTTTAGACTATAATTTAAATGATAAATTAAAAGCTTCGTATATTTCGACGGTAAATGGCGAAGTACAAGCGTCAGTTGCTTTTGAGTTAAATCAGGATGGTAGCTTCACATTCCCAGTGACAGCAGAAACGAATGCTGTATCAGTAGTAATTACTGACGCTGCTGGAAATGTTGGCGAGGCAATAATCTATGAAAAGGAAATAGTAGAACCTGTCTTAACACTTTCTGTAAACCCTAATGAGTTAGATCTAACAGTTGGAGAAACTACACAGCTTATGGTAACAGAAACATCAACACCTGTAGAAGGTGAAGAAACAGAGGAAGATGTAACTTCAAAAGCTACGTATGCTATTGCAGATGAAAATGTTGCAACTGTAGTAAATGGGTTAGTAACTGCAGTAGGGGAAGGCACAACGACAATTACTATTTCATACGGTAATAATGAAGTAACTGTAAATGTTACAGTTAAGGCAGTAGTTGTAGAAGAACCGGTAGTAACACTTGAAATTGATCAAGCTCAGGTTGAAACTACAATAGGTAAAGAAGTGATGGTTAAGATTACTGAAATCACTACTGTTGATGGTATAACAACAGAAAAAGATGTTACAAATCTAGCAACTTACACAGTAGCGAATGATAAAATTGCTACTGTAAAAGCAGGTGCTGTAAAAGGTAAAGGTCAAGGTACTACAACGATTACGGTAACGTACGGTGAACATACCCTGACGTTTGAAGTGAATGTTGAAAAGCCAGGTAATGGAAACGGAAACGGAAACGGAAATGGTAATGGAAACGGCAACGGAAACGGAAACGGAAACGGCAACGGAAACGGAAACGGAAATGGAAACGGAAATGGCAATGGCAACGGAAACGGAAACGGAAATGGCAATGGCAATGGCAACGGAAACGGAAACGGAAACGGAAACGGAAATGGTAAAGGTAATAATTAAGTTACCGAAGATAAGTTATAATTAAATTTAGTTCAAGTAAAAAAGTGAGTGCCCGAGAAGTAATTCTGGGACACTCCCTTTGCGCCGAGGCAGCAACCATCCTTAATCGGTGAAAAAGCTATCGAAGCAGCAATTAAAGTATTAGCTGGTGAATCAGTGGAAGAAAATATTCCTGTTGATTTAGAGTTAATTACGAAATAATTTTTGAATGAGAACTCAGGTGTAGGTGCCTGGGTTCTTTTTTTGCTTATTTTCGTTTTGAAATTATGGAACTTGAATATTTTGTAAAACGTCGTGTTATATAAATGCTTTATGGTCTAGGGGTGATATAGTGCAACGTAAATGGAAAATCGGGCTACTAATTACTTTCATTTGTTTCGTTAGTAGTCTAGGTTTCTTATATCTAAAATTTAATCCTAGCTTAACTAATATGACGATTCATGTTGAGGGGAAGGTTGACAGCATACTTTCTCCTGATGGTACGAAACGATTAACTATCTACTATAATGGCGGATTGATTTTATATACGGATATGACCTATGTTGGTGTACTCGAGGATTTGACTACTGGAGAAGAGAAAAATTTATTTGTAGTTCCTACCCATGTTAAAAATGTGAAATGGTTAAGTAATGAAAAGATCTCTGTAAATGACCTAGATATCCCCATCGATCGGCCGTATGATTTTAGGGAATAATTAGAAATTAAAGACCGTACTGATTCATGTATCAGTACGGTTTCTACCTATTCTTTTGCCATTTTGCGCTCTGTAAACGTAACATCGAAGCTACGCGAGGTGCTATAAATTTTTTGCTTTTCCTCTACCCCAAATTTGGCGGTTTCGGTAATGACCATTTCCTCGTTTGCTGTTTGGAAGATGTATTGACCATACGGCAGCTCATCGTGGTACTCATAAACCACTTGCTCAATCTCAGCCCATTTCAGAATTTGCTCATTGTTAAACGATTTCATGACGATTTGTTCCTTTTGAATCGCAGTATAGTTCGTCAATGACCACGTGCAAAAGGCAAGGACCACCACAATCGCTAGACTAGCCAAACTGAATGTCACTTTTGTAGCTTTAAGTGCGAGTAGGATAAGTATGGCGACGATTAGTACGAGTGATACAATTGCAATAATGAGGCTGCTTTTTAATGTCAGTAGAATGATATTATCCTGGCTGAAATGCAACGTTTCGGTCATAATTGTCGGCGCAAAGAATGCGATAATAATGCCAATAAGACCGACTGCGATTGCAAAAATACCAATTTTAGCGCGTATAGATTTTTCGTTTAACATAAAATTCCCTCCTTCATCCTTTCCTTCTATACGTTTTAACATTGAAAACGGTTTCAAAATTATGGAATTAATTTACGTCGATGCGTAATTGATTTTTGGGGTACATAACTAAAAAACGGAGGTGCATCACATGGTTTACGAAACAATTATTGGTCCAGATTTTTACAAGCTCCATCCGATGCTAAAGGAGCGCTACAGTTTACAGCTAGGCGAAACCTTCAAATCTCAAGGTGTGATGGAAGTAATGGAGACGAAACCAAGCGCATTCAAGCCAATTTATCGTATCTTATCGAAGTTTAAATTCATCGTACCTGAAAGCGGGAAAAATATTGAATTTGATATGCAATATACCCTCACGCATGTTGATGAAAAGATGGCTATTTATAAATGGGTGAGAAAATTTTATTTCCCGAATGAAACGTATGAATTTCACACGCGCATGGTCGTTGATTTTGAAACAGGAATTGTCAAAGATTATATGGGCGCACCATCAGTTGTTAATTCGCATTTACAGTTTGATGTGACAAAGGACGGCGAATTAATGACACGGTCAACCGCTGTAGATGCGGTGATCGCTAAGCAAGACATCCCGACACCCACCATGATTGCACCGAAAGCGCTTGTACTCGAAGGCTATGATGAACAATCGCAGCACTACACGATTCATTTATCAATTTATCATCCACTACTTGGCACAATGATGAGTTATGCGGGCAAGTTTCGTGCGCTTTAAGCCCGAGGAAAAGCGATTTTATGGTAAACTAATGAAGGAAACAAGTACGAAGAAAATGGTGATAAGATGAACGAACAAATTACACAATGTGAGTCACTCGTAAAAGAAATTTATGACAAGATGGATGCGAGCCATGATTTTCAGCACATCGAGCGCGTCTATGAAAATGCGTTAACGATTTTACAAGCAGAGCCTGGAGCAAACGAAAAAATCGTACGTTTAGCAGTACTCCTGCATGATGTGAGCGATTCAAAATACGCCGATTCGAAGGAAGATGAAGATCGTATTTTACAGGCGTTAAACTTAACAACCAAAGAAATTCAGCATATTCAAACCGTAATCGCGGAAGTATCGTTCAACGGGGGCAATGAACTCCAAGCCACTACAATTGAATCTAAAATTGTGCGTGATGCCGATCGTTTAGATGCGATTGGTGCAGTTGGCATTGCCCGCACGTTCGCTTATGGCGGGGCAAAAGGACGCAAATTATATGATGACGCAGAAGAAGTGCGTGCGACGATGTCAATAGAAGACTACCGCGCAAAATCAACTGCAAGTGTCACGCATTTTTATGAAAAGCTCCTATTATTAAAGGATTTAATGGTCACAGAAAAAGGACGTGAACTGGCCGAGGCGCGCCATGCGTTTATGGTACAATTTTTAGATCAGCTTAAAAAAGAAAGAGACGGGATTTCATGAGTCATTTAATCGTATCAAATTTAACAAAAACAGTTGGCGATAAAACGCTATTTCAAAATATTGAATTTACTATTTATGAAGGGGAGCGCGCGGGGTTAATCGGCATTAACGGTACCGGTAAATCAACGCTCTTATCGATTTTAGCGGGTGTACAAGATGCCGATACAGTGGAGTTGGATCACCCAAATAAATACCGTATCGCTCATTTAGAACAAGACCCACAGTTTGAAGATAATGTGACCGTGTTACAAGC
The sequence above is a segment of the Solibacillus sp. FSL H8-0523 genome. Coding sequences within it:
- a CDS encoding S8 family serine peptidase, with the protein product MNNFKFTKFLSSILAILMVLSLLAPFSSAYAEELKPFKQNGHNESMIQLKAAIAEQLSLSKDGPTLHESLQNISGNQDVAVIVHLSEKPVALEQGMSEVKGKKFSNARANEVRANVKAQQAKVKRELAAKQVQMTHGYTFDTVLNGFAATIKANDLPKLLTIDGITLIEPDATVYASEENTTKSSELIKEEQLEAFMNTSNSFLGIENLWNEGIEGQGIKVAVLDTGIDADHPEFAGIYKGGKNFIPNSSTYTKHRADDDASETLPSERPAGTPEFNANGSSFYTSHGTHVAGTIAAIGANEFGIKGIAPKVDLYAYRVLGAYGSGATSGIVKAIETAVIEEMDVINLSLGGGANSETDAGSFAINNAMMAGTIGVLATGNSGPNRGTMGTPATARLGIAVGNTTNPEVMYNGEVNVTVGDYNLSKQLPLMGTTFGKDLATQLQGELDLVAIPGNGEVKDFEGIDVEGKVALISRGSIAFVDKIANAKANGAVATIIHNFAGGTNAPDISGTFLGDSFEFIPTFDMSVTDGNAIRAALAGGTGKVSFGKFASTSTIGDEVNASSSRGPSTPNFDIKPDVTAPGTNIMSTIPMYKTDFPDAVYDRAYDRKTGTSMATPHIAGIAALVKQANPDWNAFDVKVALSNTAKVLDTAKYDVFSQGAGRVNAYAAAHPEILAYALDTAVLDGTGAVVENKKGTVTFGKQPLKDGAISVTKQVLVKDMKGNGGNYNVSVDVTKTFGDAAVTVDQPTFNLAGEQLLNITLTASQASAPNGSEILGYIHIDGGATEASLPFAADFGGVAATELKDFKITETDLSFNGDGVKDSALLSFTLTGDVATNYIELWDIMNPEGGEYGDGYIGYLHAGTALGKGSYTLNVGGQYKPWGSDPATTIPDGLYTIDFTGVAATGVVADYVGPIVVKTTKPEITGSVAEGVATGQVTDKYIDYNEELYLYGLDYNLNDKLKASYISTVNGEVQASVAFELNQDGSFTFPVTAETNAVSVVITDAAGNVGEAIIYEKEIVEPVLTLSVNPNELDLTVGETTQLMVTETSTPVEGEETEEDVTSKATYAIADENVATVVNGLVTAVGEGTTTITISYGNNEVTVNVTVKAVVVEEPVVTLEIDQAQVETTIGKEVMVKITEITTVDGITTEKDVTNLATYTVANDKIATVKAGAVKGKGQGTTTITVTYGEHTLTFEVNVEKPGNGNGNGNGNGNGNGNGNGNGNGNGNGNGNGNGNGNGNGNGNGNGNGNGNGNGNGNGNGNGKGNN
- a CDS encoding DUF5412 family protein encodes the protein MQRKWKIGLLITFICFVSSLGFLYLKFNPSLTNMTIHVEGKVDSILSPDGTKRLTIYYNGGLILYTDMTYVGVLEDLTTGEEKNLFVVPTHVKNVKWLSNEKISVNDLDIPIDRPYDFRE
- a CDS encoding DUF4166 domain-containing protein, giving the protein MVYETIIGPDFYKLHPMLKERYSLQLGETFKSQGVMEVMETKPSAFKPIYRILSKFKFIVPESGKNIEFDMQYTLTHVDEKMAIYKWVRKFYFPNETYEFHTRMVVDFETGIVKDYMGAPSVVNSHLQFDVTKDGELMTRSTAVDAVIAKQDIPTPTMIAPKALVLEGYDEQSQHYTIHLSIYHPLLGTMMSYAGKFRAL
- a CDS encoding HD domain-containing protein, producing the protein MNEQITQCESLVKEIYDKMDASHDFQHIERVYENALTILQAEPGANEKIVRLAVLLHDVSDSKYADSKEDEDRILQALNLTTKEIQHIQTVIAEVSFNGGNELQATTIESKIVRDADRLDAIGAVGIARTFAYGGAKGRKLYDDAEEVRATMSIEDYRAKSTASVTHFYEKLLLLKDLMVTEKGRELAEARHAFMVQFLDQLKKERDGIS